One window of the Colletotrichum destructivum chromosome 4, complete sequence genome contains the following:
- a CDS encoding Putative HNH nuclease has protein sequence MNDEMDIRIWLVSEIRENYDNEGRQPQPAITSAGFWGFLMVLDICVLWELLHELQTLPVVEKRSLMIRSLESTAHVLPRLIRILLGPFLAEEPHALGALRYSEHPRHQLERVKALSRDGGLCVATHTANPDVCYIFPPATQKDNVRTTVLWNSFKLKWAWGSDLCHRLEQKLEFGKTERCWDTTNKAANMICLSRQLQRSWARGHLALEPLESSSSSAPMLRLKVHWLRRTRIPSAASTVSFSADPRQMFVHEDERFVAPRPIEDGHIIEIAADSEDQLPDRDLLQFRWVLLRVHALSGAPDHRVYPLDYETMSEMMINGGMRQTVIQTVIRYHETGRRTYYAE, from the exons ATGAacgacgagatggacatCAGAATCTGGCTGGTTTCTGAGATTCGTGAAAACTACGACAACGAGGGCCGGCAGCCCCAGCCGGCCATCACGAGTGCAGGCTTCTGGGGTTTCCTCATGGTGCTTGATATATGCGTCCTCTGGGAACTCCTGCACGAGCTGCAAACCCTTcctgtcgtcgagaagcGCAGTCTAATGATCCGCTCCCTTGAATCCACGGCACATGTTCTTCCGCGACTCATCAGAATAC TTCTTGGACCATTTCTTGCCGAAGAGCCCCATGCTCTGGGTGCTTTGAGATATTCAGAACACCCCCGGCATCAACTCGAGCGCGTTAAG GCACTCAGCCGCGATGGAGGGTTGTGCGTCGCTACGCACACTGCAAATCCCGACGTGTGCTATATTTTCCCTCCGGCAACCCAGAAGGACAATGTGAGGACCACGGTGCTTTGGAACTCGTTCAAGCTGAAATGGGCCTGGGGCTCGGATCTTTGCCACCGGCTTGAACAAAAGCTTGAGTTTGGGAAAACCGAACGGTGCTGGGACACTACCAACAAGGCGGCGAACATGATCTGTCTGAGCCGTCAGTTGCAGCGCAGCTgggctcgaggccatctAGCATTGGAACCCCTCGaatcatcctcgtcgtccgctCCTATGCTGCGACTCAAAGTTCATTGGCTGAGAAGAACCCGGATTCCGTCGGCAGCAAGCACGGTTTCTTTCTCCGCAGACCCCCGCCAGATGTTCGTCCATGAGGACGAGCGGTTCGTAGCCCCCCGTCCGATCGAAGACGGTCACATCATCGAGATCGCTGCCGACAGCGAAGACCAGCTCCCGGACAGGGACTTGCTTCAATTTAGGTGGGTTCTTCTGAGGGTTCATGCTTTGTCCGGAGCTCCTGATCACCGGGTCTATCCTCTCGACTACGAGACGATGTCTGAAATGATGATAAATGGGGGCATGCGCCAAACAGTTATACAGACGGTGATTAGATATCACGAGACGGGAAGGAGAACCTATTATGCGGAGTAG
- a CDS encoding Putative short-chain dehydrogenase/reductase SDR, NAD(P)-binding domain superfamily — protein MTASKITVPITQAPPYRVHEGKTAIITGGARSIGAAIAQNLASKGANVVLVYLTEASDAPAATLAAELSKAHNVKALPVRADFSTPEGCARIVAAVKSELPPNAKTGKPQVDILVNCAALFHAMPLEAVNVEDFHKVYSINVLGPILLTQAVKPLLPTDRSGRIVNVSSVGSKVGLEYLTLYGGSKGALEAMTRTWARELKENCTVNSCNPSSTMTDMLRGAPDEAKQAISSWYPLTPLCGIRDWDSDEQKEMAEKYGGRAGYPEEIAGIVGMICSPESGWMTGCLISANGGQWMAS, from the exons ATGACCGCCTCCAAGATCACCGTTCCCATCACGCAAGCCCCTCCGTACAGGGTACACGAgggcaagacggccatcatcacGGGCGGCGCGAGGA gcatcggcgccgccatcgcccagAACCTCGCCTCCAAGGGCGCCAACGTCGTCCTTGTCTATCTGACCGAGGCCTCGGacgcgcccgccgccacgctcgccgccgagctgtcCAAGGCGCACAACGTCAAGGCGCTCCCGGTGCGGGCCGACTTCAGCACGCCCGAAGGCTGCGCTCGGattgtcgccgccgtcaagagcGAGCTGCCGCCCAACGCCAAGACGGGCAAGCCGCAggtcgacatcctcgtcaactGCGCCGCCCTCTTCCACGCCATGccgctcgaggccgtcaacgtcGAGGACTTCCACAAGGTCTACTCCATCAATGTCCTGGGCCCCATCCTGCTCACCCAGGCCGTCAAGCCGCTGCTGCCCACCGACCGCTCCGGCCGCATCGTCAACGTGTCGAGCGTCGGCTCCAAGGTCGGTCTCGAGTACCTGACGCTgtacggcggcagcaagggcgcgctcgaggccatgacgCGCACCTGGGCCCGCGAGCTCAAGGAGAACTGCACCGTCAACTCGTGCAACCCCAGCTCCACCATGACGGACATGCTCCGCGGCGCCCCGGATGAGGCCAAGCAGGCCATCTCGAGCTGGTACCCGCTGACGCCGCTGTGCGGCATCCGCGACTGGGACTCGGACGAGCAGAAAGAGATGGCTGAGAAGTacggcggccgcgccggTTATCCCGAGGAGATCGCGGGCATCGTCGGCATGATCTGCTCGCCCGAGAGCGGGTGGATGACGGGATGCCTGATCAGTGCTAACGGAGGACAATGGATGGCCAGTTAG
- a CDS encoding Putative protein kinase, translated as MEKPPHYDIALWQVYKTEYECDLIIRTTNGQAFYCTIFPSHFERSPKLTEQCHKCLGVLRSGDEEQDDFYVEDACEWLLKLFGPLIAQLAPSPSPVPKDGRPTLFHYLFPSYFVCHIDATNEVPRPYQVNTQEHGWSGPIVVADDELLTGLHKWTQSYLPSDVEIIYDSPEKVLIRRPTKVLVDEGNGGKVTCYFKPFGLSFGPAHARKELKTLKAIAMAQISPAPATWICRLRGVFRDGKDMMGMLFTWIDAKEVLSRARAEQSSPGLRRRWTAQISTSLEELHGKDIVWGDAKAENVLIDRDDNAWVVDFGGSYTVGWVDKEQAGTLAGDAQGLAKILDILK; from the coding sequence ATGGAGAAGCCGCCACACTACGATATCGCTCTCTGGCAGGTATATAAAACTGAATATGAGTGCGATCTCATCATACGAACCACCAACGGACAAGCCTTCTACTGCACCATCTTTCCGTCGCACTTTGAACGATCACCCAAGCTCACGGAGCAGTGTCACAAGTGTCTAGGTGTTCTGCGATCTGGGGACGAAGAGCAGGACGACTTTTATGTCGAAGATGCGTGCGAATGGCTGTTAAAGCTGTTCGGGCCTCTCATCGCCCAGCTGGCGCCGTCTCCTTCGCCGGTTCCCAAGGATGGACGGCCCACTCTCTTCCATTATCTTTTTCCGTCGTATTTCGTTTGCCATATCGATGCAACCAACGAGGTACCGCGACCGTACCAAGTAAATACTCAGGAACACGGCTGGTCCGGGCCGATTGTGGTTGCTGATGACGAACTCCTCACAGGCCTCCACAAGTGGACTCAGTCGTACCTTCCGTCCGATGTCGAGATCATCTACGACTCCCCAGAAAAAGTACTAATAAGACGACCGACCAAGGTCCTTGTCGATGAAGGaaacggcggcaaggtcacGTGCTACTTCAAACCATTTGGACTCTCATTCGGCCCAGCGCATGCGAGGAAGGAACTAAAAACACTAAAAGCAATTGCCATGGCTCAGATATCTCCTGCCCCGGCAACATGGATCTGTCGCCTAAGGGGAGTTTTCCGAGACGGAAAAGATATGATGGGCATGCTTTTTACCTGGATCGATGCCAAAGAAGTGTTGTCGAGAGCGAGAGCCGAGCAGAGCTCGCCGGGCCTGAGAAGACGCTGGACAGCGCAGATCAGCACGTCTCTGGAGGAGCTGCACGGCAAAGACATCGTATGGGGCGATGCCAAAGCCGAGAATGTGCTGATTGACAGAGACGACAATGCGTGGGTTGTCGACTTTGGGGGCAGCTACACCGTCGGGTGGGTTGACAAGGAGCAGGCCGGAACGCTGGCGGGCGATGCGCAGGGTCTTGCAAAGATACTCGATATCCTCAAGTAG